In Treponema vincentii, a single window of DNA contains:
- a CDS encoding RNB domain-containing ribonuclease: MKKGNLVLYKNQPALITDVQGDKFEITLESGTKKVREKDIVLLHNGECRSIKVALDAEVPAADFGEAADFFEGETPSFAELAELLWGTYTAEQSWKLWETLCASPYFICTSPAEPIGIRTQAEIERLNQKQTEKAQAEKLRQDFIAALRACMQGKPFTESKELYTPFFQELEALALGSSSASKILKDAKLEQTPEQAHDILLKTGFWPIEKNPYPARFGHSLHSSKADIPEPVLPKAPLDLTAIPAYAIDNSNSTDPDDAVSFDGTYLWIHIANPADTIQADTQSDTDACARGATLYTPEGAARMLGEKAVDYFALGLKPISWALSFKLLLGADGAIEEVGIHRTKLSVIRMTYEEADAQKDSPALAPLFAIAEKNRIRRENAGAVSIDFPEVSITLKEQDGIKRVQVQPVIQTEAAAMIKEMMLLAGEAAARFAFQHSIPFQYISQEAPELPNKLPSGLAGEYRKRRAMRPRSVGTIPSMHAALGLAMYGQVTSPLRRYGDLVSHRQLLNYIDGKPLTPAADLVLKIAAGDVAGRACVSAERASRQHWTLVYLLQNPDWRGTAVVLEAMGRKAHIFIPSLGYEGDMTLDTEPELNQELTVKLRRIRLAYLQASFEQV; encoded by the coding sequence ATGAAAAAAGGTAATCTCGTTCTCTATAAGAATCAGCCCGCACTCATTACCGATGTGCAGGGTGATAAGTTTGAAATTACGCTGGAATCCGGCACAAAGAAAGTACGCGAAAAAGATATTGTGCTGCTTCATAACGGAGAATGCCGAAGTATTAAAGTAGCACTCGATGCCGAAGTACCCGCTGCGGATTTCGGCGAAGCGGCGGATTTCTTTGAAGGGGAAACGCCGTCTTTTGCCGAACTTGCGGAGTTGCTGTGGGGAACGTACACAGCGGAGCAAAGCTGGAAACTCTGGGAAACTCTTTGTGCCTCGCCTTATTTTATCTGTACTTCGCCGGCAGAACCGATCGGTATCCGTACTCAGGCGGAAATAGAACGGCTCAATCAAAAGCAAACGGAAAAAGCGCAGGCTGAAAAACTGCGACAGGATTTTATCGCAGCCCTTCGCGCCTGTATGCAGGGAAAGCCGTTTACAGAAAGTAAAGAATTATATACGCCGTTTTTTCAAGAGCTTGAGGCGCTCGCCTTGGGGAGTTCTTCCGCTTCTAAAATATTAAAAGATGCAAAGTTGGAGCAAACCCCCGAACAGGCACATGATATATTGCTAAAAACAGGTTTTTGGCCTATTGAAAAAAATCCCTATCCGGCACGCTTTGGTCATTCACTCCATTCGTCAAAAGCGGATATTCCCGAGCCGGTGTTGCCCAAAGCGCCGCTCGATTTGACGGCAATCCCTGCCTATGCAATCGACAATTCCAACAGTACCGATCCCGACGATGCGGTTTCTTTTGACGGGACATACTTGTGGATTCACATTGCAAACCCTGCCGACACCATTCAGGCCGATACGCAAAGCGATACCGATGCCTGCGCCCGCGGTGCAACGTTGTACACACCGGAAGGGGCTGCTCGAATGCTCGGCGAAAAAGCGGTTGATTATTTTGCTCTCGGGTTAAAGCCGATATCTTGGGCGCTTTCTTTTAAGCTGCTCCTCGGTGCCGATGGTGCAATCGAAGAAGTAGGTATCCACCGCACGAAGCTTTCGGTTATCAGAATGACGTATGAAGAGGCCGATGCTCAAAAGGACTCGCCCGCATTAGCACCTCTTTTTGCCATAGCGGAGAAAAACCGCATCAGACGGGAGAATGCGGGCGCCGTATCCATCGATTTTCCCGAAGTATCGATTACACTGAAGGAGCAGGACGGCATAAAACGGGTGCAGGTTCAGCCTGTCATCCAGACTGAAGCCGCTGCAATGATTAAAGAAATGATGCTGCTTGCAGGGGAGGCAGCCGCCCGTTTTGCCTTTCAGCACAGTATTCCGTTTCAATACATCAGTCAGGAGGCGCCCGAACTGCCGAATAAGCTGCCGTCCGGCCTTGCCGGGGAATACCGGAAGCGGCGCGCCATGCGTCCGCGCAGCGTGGGCACCATTCCGTCGATGCACGCTGCGCTCGGGCTTGCGATGTACGGACAGGTAACAAGCCCGCTCCGCCGCTACGGGGATTTGGTCAGCCATCGCCAGCTGTTAAACTATATTGACGGTAAACCGCTAACGCCTGCAGCAGATCTCGTCCTTAAAATAGCGGCGGGGGATGTGGCGGGGCGCGCCTGCGTTTCTGCGGAACGGGCATCCCGTCAGCATTGGACGCTCGTGTATCTGCTGCAAAATCCCGATTGGCGCGGTACGGCAGTGGTGCTCGAAGCGATGGGCAGAAAGGCTCATATCTTTATTCCCTCGCTTGGATACGAAGGTGATATGACCTTGGACACCGAACCGGAACTTAATCAGGAACTGACCGTAAAGCTACGCCGTATCCGTCTTGCCTATCTGCAAGCTTCGTTTGAACAGGTATGA
- a CDS encoding M18 family aminopeptidase, with amino-acid sequence MAMQKQYARELMRFIDKSPSVYHVIKNAGTKLEEAGFTHLNLSDAFNLKPAGKYFVTANGSALIAWQMSRGKKARGFKLVGSHSDSPCLRIKPHPEVTVQDHYLKLNTEVYGGAILSTWFDRPLSAAGRVVVRTDDPLAPKDMLVSFKGAPLIIPNLAIHMNREVNDGYKIERQKDLLPLLGIINKKFEKDGYLVRLLAKQLGVSADTILDFDLYLHDTQPGCFCGYSDEFFSTGKIDNLGMAYASLDALIAQDTPLDYVKAACVFDNEEVGSETMQGAGSPFFADTLKRITIAQCDAGEQWFELFQQQLSRSFLISADQAHAYHPNYPEKNDITNFPLVNGGPVIKLAASMSYASDGVSAGIFRDLCKRAGVPCQNFVNRSDIKGGTTIGPITTTNLMIKTVDVGNPILSMHSIRELGGVADQEYITQVFNQYYKE; translated from the coding sequence ATGGCGATGCAGAAACAATATGCCCGTGAACTGATGCGGTTTATCGATAAAAGTCCGTCGGTTTATCATGTTATTAAAAATGCCGGTACAAAACTTGAAGAGGCCGGCTTTACCCATCTTAATCTTTCGGATGCCTTCAATTTAAAGCCCGCAGGAAAATACTTTGTAACTGCAAACGGGAGTGCTCTTATTGCATGGCAGATGAGCCGCGGGAAAAAAGCACGCGGGTTTAAGCTTGTCGGTAGTCATAGCGACTCTCCCTGCTTGCGCATAAAGCCGCATCCCGAAGTAACGGTGCAGGATCACTACCTAAAGCTCAATACCGAAGTATACGGCGGGGCGATCCTCTCGACATGGTTTGACCGGCCGCTTTCTGCAGCGGGACGTGTCGTTGTGCGAACTGACGACCCTCTTGCACCAAAGGATATGCTGGTTTCGTTTAAAGGAGCCCCGCTCATTATACCGAATCTTGCGATCCACATGAACCGTGAGGTGAACGACGGATATAAAATCGAACGTCAAAAAGATTTGCTGCCCTTGCTCGGCATCATCAATAAAAAGTTTGAAAAAGATGGCTATCTGGTCAGGCTGTTGGCAAAGCAGCTGGGCGTATCTGCGGATACGATTCTCGATTTTGATCTTTATCTGCACGATACGCAGCCGGGGTGTTTTTGCGGTTACTCCGATGAGTTTTTTTCAACGGGGAAAATCGACAATCTCGGTATGGCCTATGCTTCCCTCGATGCGCTCATTGCTCAAGATACTCCGTTAGACTATGTGAAAGCTGCCTGTGTCTTTGATAATGAAGAAGTCGGATCGGAAACCATGCAAGGAGCAGGAAGTCCGTTTTTTGCGGATACGCTCAAGCGAATTACGATTGCTCAGTGTGATGCAGGAGAGCAATGGTTCGAACTGTTCCAACAGCAGTTGAGTCGCTCTTTTCTGATTTCCGCCGATCAAGCGCATGCTTACCATCCGAATTATCCCGAAAAAAACGATATTACTAACTTTCCACTTGTAAACGGCGGGCCGGTTATAAAACTTGCAGCATCGATGAGCTACGCGAGCGACGGCGTTTCGGCAGGAATATTCAGAGACCTTTGCAAAAGAGCCGGTGTCCCCTGCCAAAACTTTGTCAATCGCTCCGATATAAAAGGCGGTACGACCATCGGGCCGATTACGACAACGAATTTGATGATTAAAACGGTCGATGTCGGCAATCCTATTTTATCGATGCATTCTATTCGCGAATTGGGCGGCGTTGCGGATCAAGAATACATTACACAAGTGTTTAATCAGTATTATAAAGAGTAA
- the flcA gene encoding periplasmic flagellar collar protein FlcA has product MPNLNEITKFREDLKNIAHEDAVTARWGERVYDELPLPDPAEVPDIDLDALLPTEKPADVAGTVAESSETEPVSKRTEPVSDMFDTVPVTDAPDISMDTPFSTELGNSDTDSFITSGADKAAGTGIAQENAESIHTDDAATADQPQSGRLSAKPDEPEVVSGDAYPVDEEGMPDTSDMDAFLSSFNFDNISGDDAEVSDTADLETSEQTPDEGDSSFDFNTDFDDTDFKTGSDPFDGLGELSELDVDKFGSSDDDILRDVPEAPEAGELPEEPHGDTALSGTDDSSNFDNMLSSFDFDPEPIKVNERAKTDDTIPEDVETLDEHDEVPGDEDTFQEEHTIPDITVPDIDLSTLDSLSDDTPSNADDSADSDKTEDVSHFDAPDMGDDEEAVQFPISDETAASNTPAVANAAEGDGDTEESGSLSNMDELSLFSENRDDPASSNTETSDPSLFEFSMDAPSTEPIGIQPISHTDTGFDGIGMPEHITDTFFSQPEGDSGDQNGFSLEENPLDSNITEVVDDQFNLPDNFKDFSADAHSQMFDSVIAKSTGSSDNSDALTISDDDYFSFLSKLETFPFNVQLAIQDYIANGDDRPENKMNFIRLVLEKDSLKKVVNKLEKITNRSIPIPRGFQRQSVEDYEKEKQTFKYWFVHRFLPVAVMSAIALILVLCISVLSWQFIYKPVRSESLYKTGYSYLENGQYETAIEKFNRAGEYKRKRKWYFSYARAFRAKKQFAAAEKMYLRLIYDFNNDKKGGLEYADMLSTDLRNYEKAEAVLRRRVLDQHVNDKDGMLALGDVFMNWADEDPEKYSDAVKIYSRLIELYGENDTFLVRMMRYFIRTDNLAEVLNLKDHFSSRITKIGAENLTELSGYLLEKRYNPKPLDSEKLRSKIDDVRMLLEKAVQADKMMPEAYYHLGRFFIYNNKQDGAIENLTESIKLFKTAAPMTARRIGNYIDAMRLLGEQLVDQKKYLEAQTLYADALNIYREYTAFKPLPPNKAIGRLYADYGDIDYFISYNFDSALDSYQNAIKESYNTPSVNYRIGYIHYQQENYRQAIEAMSHAYAEKAHDKNLLYGFGNAFFKRGDYFAALAAYEELLGLLNAQHARKEQALSNTRPDDAAFIERYMHTANNLGATLSRLSERTGDSQKNGRALALYAESTRAWDALTRNPQTMIRAKSVGLAYLNTQNMLNTKSSYQSEIYTDIPMILENERALEQKEDK; this is encoded by the coding sequence ATGCCGAATTTAAATGAAATTACAAAGTTTAGAGAAGACCTGAAAAATATTGCTCACGAAGATGCAGTAACTGCTCGGTGGGGCGAACGGGTCTATGATGAACTTCCATTGCCGGATCCGGCGGAAGTTCCCGACATCGATCTTGACGCTTTACTGCCGACTGAGAAACCGGCCGACGTGGCAGGTACTGTTGCTGAATCTTCAGAAACTGAGCCCGTATCAAAACGTACGGAACCTGTCTCCGATATGTTTGATACGGTGCCGGTGACAGATGCGCCCGATATATCGATGGACACCCCTTTCTCCACCGAGCTCGGTAATAGTGACACCGATTCTTTTATAACTTCCGGAGCGGATAAGGCAGCCGGCACAGGAATTGCCCAAGAAAATGCCGAGAGTATTCATACAGACGATGCAGCCACTGCCGATCAGCCTCAATCCGGTCGGTTGAGCGCTAAGCCCGATGAGCCCGAAGTCGTTTCGGGCGATGCATATCCTGTTGACGAAGAAGGAATGCCTGACACCTCCGACATGGATGCGTTCCTCTCCTCTTTTAATTTTGACAATATATCTGGAGACGATGCCGAGGTTTCCGATACGGCTGATCTTGAAACTTCGGAGCAAACACCGGATGAAGGCGACAGCTCTTTTGACTTTAATACCGATTTTGACGATACCGATTTTAAGACCGGCTCGGATCCTTTCGACGGTTTAGGAGAATTGAGCGAACTCGATGTTGATAAATTCGGATCATCTGATGACGATATTTTGAGAGATGTACCGGAGGCACCCGAAGCAGGTGAACTCCCTGAGGAGCCACATGGCGATACTGCCTTATCCGGCACTGACGACTCGTCTAATTTTGACAATATGCTTTCTTCCTTTGATTTTGACCCGGAACCGATAAAAGTGAATGAACGCGCAAAAACAGATGATACGATTCCGGAAGATGTGGAAACGCTGGATGAACACGATGAAGTTCCGGGAGATGAAGATACGTTCCAAGAAGAACATACCATTCCCGATATTACTGTTCCCGATATCGATTTGTCGACTCTCGATTCTCTTTCTGATGATACTCCAAGCAATGCTGATGATTCCGCCGATTCGGATAAAACGGAGGATGTCTCCCATTTCGATGCCCCTGATATGGGCGATGATGAAGAGGCTGTCCAATTCCCGATATCCGATGAAACAGCCGCGTCCAATACCCCTGCTGTTGCCAATGCAGCGGAGGGCGACGGTGATACAGAGGAATCCGGTAGCTTGAGCAATATGGATGAACTTTCGCTCTTCTCCGAAAATAGAGATGATCCTGCCTCGTCTAATACTGAAACATCGGATCCCTCTCTATTTGAATTTAGCATGGATGCTCCGAGCACCGAACCTATCGGGATTCAACCGATTTCCCATACAGATACGGGGTTTGATGGTATCGGTATGCCGGAGCATATAACCGATACCTTTTTTAGTCAGCCGGAGGGAGATAGTGGGGATCAAAACGGGTTTTCTTTGGAAGAAAATCCGCTCGACAGTAACATAACCGAAGTAGTTGACGATCAATTCAACCTTCCGGATAACTTTAAAGATTTCTCGGCTGATGCCCACTCGCAGATGTTCGATTCTGTTATCGCTAAGAGTACCGGTTCTTCGGATAACAGCGATGCTCTAACAATCTCGGATGATGATTATTTCAGTTTTTTAAGCAAGCTTGAAACCTTCCCATTTAATGTGCAGCTTGCTATTCAAGACTATATTGCGAACGGTGACGACCGTCCCGAAAATAAGATGAACTTTATCCGTCTTGTATTGGAAAAAGATTCTCTTAAAAAAGTTGTCAATAAACTCGAAAAGATAACCAATAGATCGATTCCTATCCCACGCGGATTTCAGCGGCAGAGTGTTGAAGACTACGAAAAAGAAAAGCAGACCTTTAAATACTGGTTCGTGCATCGATTCTTGCCTGTCGCGGTTATGTCCGCCATTGCGCTTATTTTGGTGTTATGTATTTCGGTCTTATCATGGCAGTTTATTTATAAACCGGTACGCTCGGAATCCCTCTATAAGACAGGATATTCCTATCTGGAGAACGGCCAGTACGAAACTGCAATAGAAAAATTCAATCGGGCAGGCGAATATAAGCGGAAGAGGAAATGGTATTTCTCGTATGCCCGTGCCTTTAGAGCAAAAAAACAATTTGCTGCTGCAGAAAAAATGTATCTTCGCCTAATTTACGACTTTAATAACGATAAAAAGGGTGGATTGGAATATGCGGACATGTTGAGTACTGATCTGCGTAATTACGAAAAAGCCGAAGCTGTTTTGCGTCGACGCGTCCTTGATCAGCATGTCAACGATAAGGATGGAATGCTCGCCCTTGGTGATGTGTTTATGAATTGGGCGGATGAAGATCCTGAAAAGTACAGCGATGCAGTAAAGATTTACAGTCGGTTGATTGAGCTCTATGGTGAAAATGATACCTTTCTTGTGCGGATGATGCGTTATTTTATCCGTACCGATAATCTGGCAGAAGTGTTGAATCTCAAAGATCATTTTTCTTCCCGTATAACAAAAATCGGTGCGGAAAATCTTACCGAGTTAAGCGGGTATTTGCTTGAGAAACGGTATAATCCCAAGCCACTCGATTCGGAAAAGCTCCGCTCAAAAATTGATGATGTTCGTATGTTGTTGGAAAAAGCTGTGCAGGCGGATAAAATGATGCCGGAAGCATATTATCATTTAGGTCGTTTTTTTATCTACAATAATAAGCAGGACGGTGCAATAGAAAATTTAACAGAATCGATTAAGTTATTTAAAACCGCTGCTCCAATGACTGCACGGCGTATCGGTAATTATATTGATGCGATGCGTCTATTGGGAGAGCAGTTAGTAGATCAAAAAAAATACCTTGAAGCTCAAACTCTTTATGCCGATGCGTTGAATATATATCGCGAATATACTGCATTTAAACCGTTGCCACCGAACAAAGCTATTGGTAGACTCTATGCGGATTACGGTGATATCGACTATTTTATTTCGTATAATTTCGACTCAGCGCTTGACAGTTATCAAAATGCGATAAAGGAATCGTATAATACGCCATCGGTAAATTACCGAATCGGCTATATACATTACCAACAGGAGAATTATCGGCAGGCAATAGAAGCAATGAGCCATGCATATGCGGAAAAAGCACACGATAAGAATTTACTGTATGGCTTTGGAAACGCGTTTTTTAAACGGGGTGACTATTTTGCTGCGTTGGCTGCATACGAAGAACTCTTAGGCTTGTTAAATGCACAGCATGCACGAAAAGAACAAGCTTTGTCCAATACTCGGCCTGACGATGCCGCGTTTATTGAGCGTTACATGCATACGGCTAATAATTTGGGTGCGACGCTGAGTAGATTGTCCGAGCGAACGGGCGACTCTCAGAAGAACGGACGTGCGCTTGCACTGTATGCGGAATCTACCCGTGCGTGGGATGCTTTAACCAGAAATCCTCAGACGATGATCCGTGCAAAATCGGTCGGCTTGGCCTATTTGAATACCCAAAATATGCTGAATACAAAGAGTTCGTATCAATCAGAGATTTACACCGATATACCGATGATACTTGAAAACGAGAGAGCGCTGGAACAAAAAGAGGATAAATAG
- a CDS encoding XdhC family protein: MDTEILKYVTADTANGITGVLCTIIEAHGSSPREAGTSMWVTPDLVRGTVGGGVSEHEVIKKAREILKTDDATCIIKKNLTAEEGLACGGSIQVYLEKIGNDPELFIFGGGHVGRALAKLAAFIGFRVTVWDDRADCITEDLFPTARRLCCPLEQLFLKETGASIQNNKAVRDNSPSCGSTEPQESLQVSHTVLQFHKNVYCVAVTRGHRCDADVLRYLYGKKLAYIGMIGSFEKNAAVVKMLADEGLSKEYLDSIYKPIGLPIRAETPEEIAVSIAAELIAVRHHGNPALLRSGYADSRHG; encoded by the coding sequence ATGGATACCGAGATTTTAAAGTATGTTACAGCCGATACGGCAAACGGTATTACGGGCGTATTATGCACAATTATCGAAGCGCATGGATCTTCGCCGCGGGAAGCCGGGACGTCGATGTGGGTAACTCCGGATCTTGTCCGCGGTACGGTAGGCGGCGGTGTTTCCGAACATGAAGTGATCAAAAAGGCACGTGAAATACTGAAAACGGACGATGCTACCTGTATCATAAAGAAAAATCTTACCGCAGAGGAAGGTCTCGCGTGCGGAGGTTCTATCCAAGTGTATCTTGAAAAGATAGGGAATGATCCTGAACTGTTTATCTTCGGCGGCGGACACGTTGGGCGTGCGCTTGCAAAACTTGCTGCTTTTATCGGATTTCGAGTTACCGTCTGGGATGACCGTGCCGATTGTATTACGGAAGATTTGTTTCCGACAGCGCGGCGGCTCTGTTGTCCGCTGGAACAACTCTTTCTCAAAGAAACGGGTGCATCTATTCAAAATAATAAGGCAGTGCGCGATAATTCGCCGTCTTGCGGTAGCACTGAACCGCAGGAATCCCTACAGGTGTCTCATACCGTCCTACAGTTCCATAAAAATGTGTACTGTGTTGCGGTAACCCGCGGGCATCGCTGCGATGCGGATGTGCTGCGGTATCTGTACGGTAAAAAACTTGCCTATATCGGCATGATCGGCTCATTTGAAAAAAATGCTGCGGTGGTAAAAATGCTTGCAGATGAAGGTCTTAGTAAGGAATACCTCGATTCTATCTATAAGCCGATAGGTCTGCCTATCAGAGCGGAAACTCCGGAAGAAATTGCCGTCTCCATCGCCGCCGAGCTTATCGCAGTGAGACACCACGGAAATCCTGCATTATTGCGCAGCGGCTATGCCGACTCCCGACACGGATAG
- a CDS encoding valine--tRNA ligase, whose translation MEDLLHTIELEKAYNPKDFEDRIYVDWEKQGRFKPVKKTANTGKYVVAIPPPNVTGVLHMGHGLNNVLQDVVVRYHRMKGDETLWIPGTDHAGIATQNVVERQLKAEGKTRHDLGREAFLKRTWEVKEKHHSIITNQLRKIGASVDWSRERFTMDEGLSHAVRTVFVTLYERGLIYRGNYLVNWCPSCGTALADDEVDHEETKGGMYHILYPLADKNGAPSASEYIEIATTRPETLLGDTAVAVHPDDPRYTHLVGKKLVLPLAGRCIPIVADSYVDKEFGTGAVKITPAHDPNDWEVGKRHNLEVINILNPDGTLNAAVPEKYCGMTVKAAREAVIADLEAMGLFKEKENIKHAVGHCYRCHSVVEPYLSEQWFVKMKPLADKALAAWKKGELVFYPQKWENTYSHWMENIRDWCISRQLWWGHRIPVWYCQDCGKMTVSVKDVTECPHCKSAALKQDSDVLDTWFSSWLWPFSTLGWPEKTEDLQRYYPTSAVITAHDIIFFWVARMIMAGLEFTGTVPFRDVYLHDLVRDKQGRKMSKSLGNGIDPLNIIDEYGADALKFTLTFMCTQGQDILIDNESFKLGSRFANKIWNASRYILGNLEGRRIVPVSASELTELDRWIYHTLNETVKNVRAAFEGYRYNEVGHGIYEFFWNNFCDWYVEGTKLSYKSGDDAEKDRITSVLLAVLEESLRLLHPVLPFVTEEIYRKLPEHCAAGASHRAEALITADYPVYCEERIDTVASARFTALQNIVRLIRTLRAECGIDPQLKLHIALYIEAGSPAAAAFENIDLIKLLAGLADIAFIETPADKPANSIGTVGPGFEAFIITGTEVDRSQLAARFTKELEKEKQAVSRLAAKLSNVNFTAHAPAEVVKAEKEKLHEAERRIEKFTLYLSDLV comes from the coding sequence ATGGAAGACCTATTGCACACGATTGAATTGGAAAAAGCATATAATCCTAAGGATTTTGAAGATAGAATCTATGTGGATTGGGAAAAGCAGGGGCGCTTTAAGCCGGTTAAAAAGACCGCTAATACCGGTAAATATGTCGTAGCCATTCCTCCGCCTAATGTAACCGGTGTTCTCCACATGGGGCACGGCTTAAACAATGTGCTGCAGGATGTCGTTGTCCGCTACCACCGCATGAAGGGTGATGAAACGCTCTGGATACCCGGTACCGACCATGCCGGTATCGCAACGCAAAATGTGGTTGAACGTCAGCTAAAGGCGGAAGGCAAAACACGGCACGACCTTGGGCGGGAAGCCTTTCTTAAACGCACGTGGGAGGTCAAAGAAAAGCACCATTCGATTATCACCAATCAGCTGCGTAAAATCGGCGCTTCCGTCGATTGGTCTCGGGAACGGTTTACGATGGACGAAGGGCTTTCCCATGCCGTCCGCACCGTATTCGTTACTCTCTATGAACGCGGGCTTATCTATCGCGGCAACTATCTGGTTAACTGGTGTCCTTCCTGCGGTACTGCGCTTGCGGATGATGAGGTCGACCATGAGGAGACCAAGGGGGGGATGTACCATATCCTGTACCCCCTTGCGGATAAAAACGGTGCCCCCTCCGCGTCGGAATATATCGAAATAGCGACAACCCGTCCCGAAACGCTTTTGGGCGATACCGCCGTTGCCGTACACCCCGATGATCCCCGCTATACTCATTTGGTAGGGAAGAAACTCGTGCTTCCGCTGGCCGGCCGCTGTATCCCGATTGTTGCAGATAGCTATGTCGATAAGGAATTCGGGACGGGCGCTGTAAAAATAACCCCCGCTCACGACCCCAACGACTGGGAAGTCGGCAAGCGGCACAATCTCGAAGTTATCAATATATTAAATCCCGACGGTACGCTGAATGCGGCGGTACCCGAAAAATACTGCGGCATGACGGTGAAAGCCGCCCGTGAAGCGGTTATCGCCGATTTGGAGGCAATGGGCTTATTTAAAGAGAAAGAAAATATTAAACATGCCGTAGGGCACTGCTACCGCTGTCACAGCGTCGTAGAGCCGTACCTTTCGGAGCAATGGTTTGTCAAAATGAAGCCGCTTGCAGATAAAGCGCTTGCCGCGTGGAAAAAAGGCGAACTCGTGTTCTATCCGCAAAAATGGGAGAATACGTACAGTCATTGGATGGAAAACATTCGCGATTGGTGTATTTCGCGGCAGCTGTGGTGGGGGCACCGGATACCGGTGTGGTATTGCCAAGACTGCGGTAAGATGACCGTTTCGGTAAAAGATGTAACCGAATGCCCTCACTGTAAGAGCGCCGCCCTCAAGCAGGATAGCGATGTGCTCGACACGTGGTTTTCCAGCTGGCTGTGGCCGTTCTCGACGCTCGGCTGGCCTGAAAAAACCGAGGATTTACAGCGCTATTACCCGACATCCGCCGTCATCACCGCGCATGATATTATCTTCTTCTGGGTTGCCCGTATGATTATGGCGGGGCTTGAATTTACCGGTACCGTTCCATTCCGAGATGTTTATCTGCATGACTTAGTGCGCGATAAACAAGGACGCAAGATGTCCAAATCGCTCGGTAACGGTATTGATCCGCTGAATATTATCGACGAGTACGGCGCCGACGCTCTTAAATTTACGCTTACCTTTATGTGCACGCAGGGGCAGGATATTCTTATCGACAACGAATCCTTTAAACTCGGCTCCCGCTTTGCCAATAAAATCTGGAATGCTTCACGTTATATCTTAGGAAATCTCGAAGGGCGGCGCATTGTTCCCGTTTCCGCCTCTGAATTAACCGAGCTTGACCGATGGATTTACCATACCCTCAACGAAACGGTTAAAAACGTGCGGGCAGCCTTTGAAGGGTACCGCTATAACGAGGTAGGGCACGGCATTTATGAATTCTTCTGGAATAATTTTTGCGACTGGTATGTCGAAGGGACAAAGCTTTCCTATAAGAGCGGAGATGATGCGGAAAAGGACCGGATAACCTCGGTACTGCTTGCCGTTTTGGAAGAATCGCTCCGGCTGCTGCATCCTGTGCTTCCCTTCGTTACCGAAGAAATCTACCGAAAACTTCCCGAACACTGCGCCGCCGGAGCTTCACACCGTGCAGAGGCGCTGATAACCGCCGATTATCCCGTCTATTGCGAAGAGCGTATCGATACGGTAGCCTCCGCACGCTTTACTGCGCTACAAAATATCGTACGGCTTATCCGCACGCTCAGAGCGGAATGCGGTATCGATCCTCAGCTCAAGCTGCATATTGCGCTCTATATCGAAGCAGGTTCTCCCGCAGCGGCTGCGTTTGAGAATATCGATTTAATTAAGTTATTGGCGGGACTCGCTGATATTGCCTTTATCGAGACGCCCGCCGATAAACCTGCAAATTCCATCGGAACGGTAGGGCCGGGCTTTGAAGCCTTTATCATTACCGGAACCGAGGTAGACCGCAGTCAATTGGCTGCACGCTTTACGAAAGAACTCGAAAAGGAAAAACAGGCGGTGTCCCGTTTAGCGGCAAAACTTTCTAATGTGAATTTTACGGCTCATGCCCCGGCCGAGGTTGTCAAAGCAGAAAAAGAAAAGCTGCATGAGGCAGAACGGCGGATTGAAAAATTTACGCTGTATTTGAGTGATCTTGTGTAA